A single window of Streptococcus cristatus ATCC 51100 DNA harbors:
- the ftsW gene encoding cell division peptidoglycan polymerase FtsW has translation MKIDKKHLLNYSILIPYMLLSGIGLIVVYSTTSPILIQNGLNSFRMVATQAGFWLFSLVMIGIIYRMKLDFLKRPGVITFVIIAEIILLLLSRFITGTINGAHGWLKIGPVTAQPAEYLKIILVWYLALQFSKKQEQIEVYDYQAITFNQLIPRAVTDWRVIVAFLIGLVVIMPDLGNATILLLTVLIVISTSGIAYRWFSTMLGAVVGGSAAVLASIWLIGVKRVEQVPVFGYVAKRFSAFFNPFDDLSGSGHQLANSYYAMSNGGWFGLGLGNSIEKRGYLPEAHTDFVFSIVIEEVGFFGATLILALLFFLILRIILVGTRAKDPFNSMMALGIGGMILMQTFVNIGGISGLIPSTGVTFPFLSQGGNSLLVLSVAIAFVLNIDANERRNAMYQELEVSQS, from the coding sequence ATGAAAATTGACAAAAAGCATTTATTGAATTACTCAATTTTGATTCCGTACATGCTGTTATCTGGCATTGGCTTGATTGTCGTTTATTCCACGACGAGCCCCATCCTCATTCAAAATGGGCTCAATAGTTTTCGAATGGTCGCCACTCAAGCAGGTTTTTGGCTCTTCAGCTTGGTGATGATTGGGATTATTTACCGAATGAAGCTGGATTTTCTGAAGAGGCCAGGAGTGATTACGTTTGTTATCATAGCTGAAATTATTCTGCTTTTACTCTCACGCTTTATCACAGGAACGATCAATGGGGCACACGGTTGGCTCAAAATCGGTCCAGTTACTGCTCAGCCGGCAGAATATCTGAAGATTATTTTGGTCTGGTATTTGGCCCTACAGTTTTCTAAGAAACAAGAGCAAATAGAAGTATATGATTATCAAGCAATCACCTTTAATCAGTTGATCCCGCGTGCCGTTACTGATTGGCGGGTTATTGTTGCTTTCTTGATAGGCCTGGTGGTTATCATGCCCGACTTAGGAAATGCGACCATTTTGCTCTTAACAGTTTTGATTGTAATTTCCACCAGCGGAATTGCTTACAGATGGTTCTCAACCATGCTTGGTGCTGTTGTAGGAGGGTCGGCAGCGGTTTTAGCGAGTATTTGGTTGATAGGTGTCAAGCGTGTTGAGCAAGTTCCTGTTTTTGGATATGTTGCAAAGCGTTTTAGTGCTTTTTTCAACCCTTTCGACGATTTGTCTGGCTCAGGCCACCAGCTGGCCAATTCTTACTATGCCATGAGTAATGGTGGTTGGTTTGGCTTAGGCTTAGGAAACTCTATCGAAAAACGAGGTTACCTACCAGAGGCTCATACAGACTTTGTTTTCTCGATTGTTATTGAGGAAGTCGGATTCTTTGGAGCAACTTTAATTTTAGCCCTGCTCTTTTTCTTGATTTTACGGATTATTCTCGTAGGTACAAGGGCCAAGGATCCATTTAATTCTATGATGGCTTTGGGAATTGGCGGTATGATTCTGATGCAAACCTTTGTCAATATTGGTGGTATTTCGGGCTTGATTCCTTCAACCGGTGTAACCTTCCCATTCTTATCTCAGGGAGGAAACAGTTTATTGGTTCTATCAGTTGCCATTGCCTTTGTTTTAAATATTGATGCCAATGAGCGACGAAACGCCATGTATCAGGAACTAGAAGTGAGTCAATCCTAA
- a CDS encoding DNA polymerase III subunit alpha, which produces MITQLDTKTVYSFMDSLVSIKKYVQRAKDLGYKSLGMMDVDNLYGAYHFLEEVKAAGLQPLLGLEMEIYKDGNPLNLRLLALDSQGYRNLMKISTLKMMNRQNWEDFQHLFKGLALIVPIFEGVDQLDLGLDFYVGVFPDTPRQELTRPVLPLHTVRYFEQGDLETLQMLRAIRDNISLREVGHLSNHEFLLAPASLLEAFAENFPESLTNLEKLVAGVHYEINTDLKLPRFNPERPAVEELRELAEAGLAKRGLTGTAYQARLDQELDVIHQMDFDDYFLIVWDLLRFGRSQGYYMGMGRGSAVGSLVAYALEITGIDPVEKNLLFERFLNLERYTMPDIDIDIPDVYRPEFIRYVRDRYGSMHAAQIVTYSTFGAKQAIRDVFKRFGLPEYELTNVTKKIGFRDNLTTAYERNIAFRQIINSKLEYQKAFEIAKKIEGNPRQTSIHAAGVVMSDDDLTNQIPLKYGEDMYITQYDAHGVESNGLLKMDFLGLRNLTFVQRMKEAALDKYGVNIDIAGIDLEDESTLRLFAAGNTKGIFQFEQAGAISLLKRVQPVKFEEVVATTSLNRPGASDYIDNFVKRKHGRERVEMIDPSLEDILAPTYGIMLYQEQVMQVAQRFGGFSLGKADILRRAMGKKNAAEMHKMEEEFVRGAVKLGHSETKAKEVFAVMEKFAGYGFNRSHAYAYSALAFQLAYFKAHYPDIFFDVMLNYSSSDYITDALGFGFELAPLNIHNIPYKDKFQERKIYLGLKNIKGLPRDFAFWIIEERQKNPFSSVEDFILRLPQSYHKLPLLSPLVQLGLFDVFEPNRQKILHNLPNLFVFADELGSLFADTSYSWTDAEDFTAAEKFEQEQALIGIGLSDHPLISLAKKAHHPFVWIEELAENSKATILVEVQSIKVIRTKNGENMAFMQVTDTKKKLDVTLFPEVYRRFAKQIQEKGYYYLTGKIQERDGRLQMVLTEVEKASSERFWIQLADTSRDRQIAEILQRYPGDIPVVLRYENDKKTVPASGFQVQKSDQLQAELENYSMKTVFR; this is translated from the coding sequence GTGATTACACAACTAGATACCAAGACTGTTTATAGTTTTATGGATAGTTTAGTCTCTATCAAAAAATATGTTCAACGGGCCAAGGACTTGGGCTACAAAAGTCTAGGAATGATGGATGTGGACAATCTTTATGGGGCTTATCATTTTCTAGAGGAGGTAAAAGCGGCAGGACTTCAGCCCTTGCTAGGTCTAGAAATGGAAATTTATAAAGATGGAAATCCTCTCAATCTGAGATTGCTAGCCTTAGATAGTCAGGGCTATCGCAATTTGATGAAGATTTCGACTCTGAAAATGATGAATCGTCAAAATTGGGAAGACTTTCAACATCTTTTTAAGGGGCTGGCTCTGATTGTACCAATCTTTGAAGGTGTGGATCAGCTTGATTTGGGCTTGGACTTTTATGTTGGGGTCTTTCCAGATACGCCTAGGCAGGAATTGACTAGGCCAGTCCTGCCCTTACATACGGTTCGTTATTTTGAGCAAGGAGACTTGGAGACTTTGCAGATGTTGAGGGCGATTCGGGACAATATCAGCTTGCGAGAGGTCGGCCATCTGTCAAACCATGAATTTTTATTAGCGCCAGCCTCTTTACTGGAAGCTTTCGCTGAAAACTTTCCAGAGAGTTTGACCAACTTGGAGAAATTGGTGGCTGGTGTTCATTATGAAATTAATACCGACTTGAAACTTCCACGCTTCAATCCTGAGCGTCCTGCTGTGGAGGAGCTGCGAGAGTTAGCTGAGGCGGGATTGGCCAAGCGGGGGCTTACGGGAACAGCCTATCAAGCAAGGCTGGATCAGGAACTGGATGTCATTCATCAGATGGATTTTGATGATTATTTCCTCATCGTCTGGGATTTGCTGCGCTTTGGCCGTAGTCAAGGTTATTACATGGGGATGGGGCGTGGCTCTGCAGTTGGCAGTCTGGTGGCCTATGCTCTGGAAATTACAGGTATTGACCCAGTAGAAAAGAACCTGCTTTTTGAACGTTTCCTAAATCTAGAGCGCTATACCATGCCCGATATTGATATTGATATTCCCGATGTGTACCGACCAGAGTTTATCCGCTATGTCCGAGATCGCTACGGTAGCATGCATGCAGCCCAGATTGTGACCTACTCAACCTTTGGGGCTAAGCAGGCTATCCGAGATGTCTTTAAGCGCTTTGGTTTGCCAGAGTACGAGCTGACCAATGTGACCAAAAAAATCGGCTTTCGAGACAACTTAACCACTGCTTATGAGCGAAATATAGCCTTTCGTCAGATTATCAATAGCAAGCTAGAATACCAGAAGGCCTTTGAAATTGCTAAGAAAATCGAAGGCAATCCACGCCAGACCTCAATCCATGCGGCAGGTGTCGTCATGAGCGACGATGACTTGACCAATCAGATTCCCTTAAAATACGGGGAAGACATGTATATCACCCAGTACGATGCCCACGGTGTCGAAAGCAATGGACTGCTTAAGATGGACTTTCTGGGCCTGCGTAATTTAACCTTTGTCCAGCGGATGAAGGAAGCAGCTCTAGACAAATACGGAGTTAATATTGATATTGCTGGTATTGACCTGGAGGACGAGTCAACTCTGCGCCTCTTTGCAGCGGGTAATACCAAGGGTATTTTCCAGTTTGAACAAGCGGGTGCTATCAGTCTTTTGAAAAGAGTCCAACCTGTAAAGTTTGAAGAAGTAGTAGCTACCACCTCTCTCAATCGTCCCGGAGCTAGTGACTATATTGATAATTTTGTCAAGCGCAAGCATGGTCGCGAGCGCGTGGAGATGATTGATCCGAGCTTGGAGGATATCTTGGCTCCAACCTATGGTATCATGCTTTACCAAGAGCAGGTCATGCAGGTCGCCCAGCGTTTTGGTGGTTTTAGTCTAGGGAAGGCCGATATTTTACGACGGGCGATGGGCAAGAAAAATGCTGCTGAAATGCATAAAATGGAGGAAGAATTTGTCAGGGGAGCTGTCAAATTGGGACACTCAGAGACTAAAGCCAAGGAAGTCTTTGCGGTCATGGAGAAATTTGCTGGTTATGGCTTCAACCGTAGCCATGCCTATGCTTACTCAGCCCTAGCTTTTCAGTTGGCCTATTTCAAGGCTCATTATCCAGACATCTTCTTTGATGTCATGCTCAATTACTCGAGCTCGGACTATATCACAGATGCACTCGGATTTGGCTTTGAGCTAGCTCCCTTGAATATCCATAACATTCCCTATAAAGATAAGTTTCAGGAGCGGAAAATCTATCTTGGTTTGAAAAACATTAAGGGCTTGCCAAGGGATTTTGCTTTCTGGATCATAGAAGAGCGTCAAAAGAATCCCTTCAGCAGTGTGGAAGATTTCATTTTACGCCTGCCGCAGAGTTATCATAAATTGCCACTTTTAAGCCCATTGGTGCAATTGGGACTCTTTGATGTTTTTGAGCCCAATCGCCAGAAGATTTTGCACAATCTACCGAATCTTTTTGTCTTTGCAGATGAGTTGGGGAGTTTATTTGCTGATACTAGCTATTCATGGACGGATGCCGAGGATTTTACTGCTGCAGAAAAGTTTGAGCAGGAGCAAGCCCTGATTGGAATTGGGCTTAGTGACCATCCACTTATTAGTCTAGCTAAGAAAGCCCACCATCCTTTTGTCTGGATTGAAGAGTTGGCGGAAAATAGCAAGGCGACCATTCTAGTAGAAGTCCAGTCTATCAAGGTTATTCGCACAAAAAATGGTGAAAACATGGCCTTTATGCAAGTGACAGATACGAAGAAAAAGTTGGATGTCACTTTATTTCCAGAGGTTTACCGTCGTTTTGCCAAGCAAATCCAAGAAAAAGGCTATTACTATCTGACTGGAAAAATTCAGGAGAGAGATGGCCGGTTACAAATGGTTCTAACAGAGGTGGAGAAAGCAAGCTCAGAACGCTTTTGGATCCAATTAGCTGATACTAGTCGCGACAGGCAGATTGCGGAGATCCTGCAGCGATACCCTGGGGATATTCCTGTGGTGCTACGCTATGAGAATGACAAGAAAACGGTTCCTGCATCAGGTTTTCAAGTTCAAAAATCAGACCAACTTCAAGCTGAACTAGAAAATTACAGCATGAAAACGGTTTTTCGGTAA
- a CDS encoding DUF368 domain-containing protein, which produces MISWIARVLKGMIIALGFILPGVSGGVLAAILGIYERMIRFLAHIKENFVENVLYFTPVAIGMVLGIAAFSYPVNLLLDNYKVIVLWGFAGAIIGTIPSLIKESVKESDRDRADTITFWLSFILSGVLLYSLNGMVGTLPANFLSFVLAGALIALGVLVPGLSPSNLLLILGLYTPMLTGFKRLDLFGTFLPIGIGGALALILFSKAMDYILKHYHSRVYHFIIGIVLSSTLLIVLPQSGNNESISYAGVSIFTLVLAAFFFGLGIWLGIWMSQLEEKYK; this is translated from the coding sequence ATGATTTCATGGATTGCTAGAGTTTTAAAAGGAATGATTATCGCGCTTGGTTTCATTCTGCCCGGTGTGTCTGGCGGTGTATTAGCTGCTATTTTGGGGATTTATGAGCGAATGATTCGCTTTTTAGCCCATATCAAAGAAAATTTTGTCGAGAATGTTCTCTACTTTACTCCTGTAGCTATTGGGATGGTTTTAGGGATTGCAGCCTTCTCCTATCCAGTCAATCTCTTGCTGGATAATTATAAGGTTATCGTTCTCTGGGGCTTTGCTGGAGCCATCATCGGCACCATTCCCAGCCTGATCAAAGAATCCGTCAAGGAATCCGACAGAGATCGAGCTGATACTATTACCTTCTGGCTTAGCTTTATCTTGTCGGGGGTCCTCCTCTATTCACTGAATGGAATGGTGGGAACACTCCCAGCTAACTTCTTATCCTTTGTTTTAGCAGGTGCTCTTATCGCTTTAGGAGTTCTGGTTCCCGGTCTCAGCCCATCAAATCTTCTGCTGATTTTAGGGCTCTATACTCCCATGCTGACAGGATTTAAACGCCTGGATTTATTTGGCACTTTCCTGCCAATCGGCATCGGCGGCGCTCTGGCTCTAATTCTCTTTTCAAAAGCCATGGACTACATTTTGAAACATTATCATTCCCGCGTTTACCATTTTATCATTGGTATTGTATTGTCCAGCACCTTGCTCATTGTCCTCCCTCAAAGCGGCAACAATGAGAGCATTAGTTATGCAGGCGTATCCATTTTCACACTTGTTCTTGCTGCCTTTTTCTTTGGATTAGGTATCTGGCTAGGAATTTGGATGTCCCAATTAGAAGAGAAATATAAATAA
- the ppc gene encoding phosphoenolpyruvate carboxylase, with protein MSFTKLENYSNKEMIREEVSILTDLLVDITRDILSPDTFAKISMIEELAVQSKYQELKAVVEELSTDDMVYISRYFAILPLLINISEDVDLAYEINHQNNIDQDYLGKLSTTIDLVSTRENAQEILENLNVVPVLTAHPTQVQRKTMLDLTNHIHTLLRQHRDVKAGLVNEKKWLANLRRYIELMMQTDMIREKKLKVTNEITNVMEYYNSSFLQAITNLMLEYKRLAEEKGIHLENPKPITMGMWIGGDRDGNPFVTAETLKLSATVQSEVILNYYIDKVYTLYRNFSLSTNLSKTSEAVAKMAALSSDKSVYRENEPYRRAFHYIQSKLIQTLLYLKEGNFSGEGHRLADKAEAVLHANAATSVSYNGREIIPNYIQSKLSGSLDELRKEQLPSYKDAQEFKEDLLVIRDSLLEHNGQALVTGELTELLQAVDIFGFFLASIDMRQDSSVHEACVAELLASANIVKDYSSLSEEEKCQVLLKQLLEDPRILSATHAPKSELLQKELEIFKTARQLKDAIGEDVIKQNIISHSTSVSDLLELAIMLKEVGLIDEEGARVQIVPLFETIEDLDNSCDTMEKYLSLPIAQKWIASKNNYQEIMLGYSDSNKDGGYLSSCWTLYKAQQQLTAIGDKFGVKITFFHGRGGTVGRGGGPTYEAITSQPLRSINDRIRLTEQGEVIGNKYGNKDAAYYNLEMLVSAAINRMISYKKSDSNTSNEYERVMDRVVDRSYQIYRDLVFGDERFYDYFFESSPIKAISSFNIGSRPAARKTITEIGGLRAIPWVFSWSQSRVMFPGWYGVGSSFKEFIDEDPEKNLAFLQFMYQRWPFFQSLLSNVDMVLSKSNMNIAFEYAQLCEDQNVRDIFNTILDEWQLTKDIILAIEGHDELLAENAYLKDSLNYRMPYFNVLNYIQLELIKRQRRGELSPEQERLIHITINGIATGLRNSG; from the coding sequence ATGTCATTTACAAAATTAGAAAATTATAGCAATAAAGAAATGATTCGAGAAGAAGTTTCTATTTTAACGGACTTGTTGGTAGATATTACCCGAGATATTCTCAGTCCTGACACTTTTGCTAAAATCTCCATGATTGAAGAACTGGCAGTTCAATCTAAATACCAAGAGCTGAAAGCAGTAGTAGAAGAATTATCCACGGATGATATGGTCTATATCTCACGCTATTTTGCTATTTTACCTCTGCTCATCAATATTTCTGAAGATGTTGACTTGGCTTATGAGATCAATCATCAAAATAATATTGACCAAGACTACCTTGGTAAGCTTTCGACGACGATTGATTTGGTTTCCACACGAGAAAATGCACAAGAAATCCTGGAAAATCTAAATGTTGTTCCTGTTTTGACTGCTCATCCGACTCAGGTTCAGCGCAAGACCATGTTGGATTTGACCAATCATATCCATACACTTTTGCGTCAGCATCGTGATGTTAAAGCTGGTCTGGTGAACGAAAAGAAATGGTTAGCCAATCTCCGTCGCTATATCGAGCTGATGATGCAGACCGATATGATTCGGGAAAAGAAACTTAAGGTTACCAATGAAATCACTAACGTTATGGAGTACTATAACAGTTCTTTTCTTCAAGCAATTACGAACCTGATGCTAGAGTATAAACGCTTGGCAGAAGAAAAAGGAATCCATTTGGAAAATCCTAAACCCATCACCATGGGAATGTGGATTGGTGGTGACCGTGATGGAAATCCATTTGTAACCGCTGAAACTCTGAAATTGTCTGCAACAGTACAGAGCGAAGTTATTCTGAATTACTACATTGACAAGGTTTATACGCTCTATCGTAACTTCTCCCTGTCTACTAATCTTTCAAAAACAAGTGAAGCTGTAGCCAAGATGGCAGCTTTGTCCAGCGACAAGTCTGTTTATCGGGAAAATGAGCCTTATCGCCGTGCTTTTCATTACATTCAGTCCAAGTTGATTCAGACCTTACTTTATCTGAAAGAAGGTAATTTCTCCGGTGAAGGGCATCGTTTGGCTGATAAAGCTGAAGCAGTCCTGCATGCAAATGCTGCTACCTCGGTCAGCTATAACGGTAGAGAAATCATTCCAAATTATATCCAGTCTAAACTTAGTGGTAGTTTAGATGAATTACGAAAAGAACAACTTCCATCTTACAAAGATGCGCAAGAGTTTAAGGAAGATCTTCTTGTTATTCGTGATTCTTTGCTGGAGCACAATGGACAAGCTCTGGTGACTGGAGAACTTACTGAATTGCTACAAGCAGTTGACATTTTTGGTTTCTTCTTGGCCAGCATTGATATGCGTCAGGATTCCAGTGTCCATGAGGCTTGTGTGGCGGAGCTCTTGGCTTCTGCTAATATTGTGAAAGATTACAGCAGCTTGTCAGAGGAAGAAAAATGCCAAGTTCTCCTCAAGCAGCTTCTGGAGGATCCACGGATCCTGTCAGCCACTCATGCACCTAAATCTGAACTTCTACAAAAAGAATTGGAGATTTTCAAGACGGCTCGTCAGCTTAAGGATGCGATTGGCGAAGATGTTATCAAGCAAAATATTATTTCTCATTCGACTAGCGTATCAGATCTGCTAGAGTTGGCGATTATGCTCAAGGAAGTCGGCTTGATCGATGAGGAAGGTGCGCGTGTGCAGATTGTTCCTCTGTTTGAAACGATTGAGGACTTGGATAACTCTTGCGATACTATGGAGAAATATCTGTCTCTGCCAATTGCTCAAAAATGGATCGCTTCTAAAAACAACTACCAAGAAATCATGCTGGGCTACTCAGACAGTAACAAGGATGGTGGCTATTTATCATCATGCTGGACACTTTACAAGGCTCAGCAACAACTGACAGCTATTGGTGATAAGTTTGGCGTCAAGATTACCTTCTTCCATGGTCGTGGAGGAACTGTCGGTCGTGGCGGTGGCCCAACCTATGAGGCAATCACTTCGCAACCATTGCGGAGTATCAATGATCGTATCCGCCTGACAGAGCAGGGTGAGGTCATCGGCAATAAATACGGTAATAAGGATGCTGCTTACTACAATCTGGAAATGCTCGTATCGGCAGCTATTAACCGTATGATAAGCTATAAGAAGAGTGATAGTAATACGAGCAATGAATACGAGAGAGTGATGGATCGAGTGGTCGATCGAAGCTACCAAATCTATCGCGATCTAGTCTTTGGCGACGAACGTTTCTACGATTACTTCTTTGAGTCTAGTCCTATTAAGGCCATTTCTAGCTTTAATATCGGTTCTCGTCCAGCGGCCCGTAAAACGATCACTGAAATTGGCGGTCTAAGAGCCATTCCTTGGGTCTTCTCATGGTCTCAAAGTCGGGTTATGTTCCCTGGTTGGTATGGTGTTGGCTCTAGCTTCAAAGAATTTATCGATGAAGATCCTGAAAAGAATCTTGCCTTCCTTCAATTTATGTATCAGAGATGGCCATTCTTCCAGTCCCTCTTGTCAAATGTTGATATGGTGCTGTCCAAGTCCAATATGAATATCGCTTTTGAATATGCGCAACTTTGTGAAGACCAAAATGTACGAGATATTTTCAATACAATCCTAGATGAATGGCAGCTGACCAAGGATATTATCTTGGCGATTGAAGGCCATGACGAGCTCTTAGCAGAAAATGCCTATCTCAAGGATAGCTTGAACTATCGGATGCCTTATTTCAATGTTTTGAACTATATTCAGCTTGAGCTGATCAAGCGTCAGCGCCGAGGAGAACTTTCACCAGAACAAGAACGTTTGATCCACATTACCATCAATGGAATTGCGACAGGACTACGAAATTCTGGTTGA
- a CDS encoding aminoacyl-tRNA deacylase — translation MAKKTKLKKTLVEQILNKAKIEHQGLQINALDDSLTEEFDRSQIYKTLALNGDKTGTVIGILPITEHLSEKKLAKISGNKKVSMIPQKDLEKTTGYVHGANNPVGIRQKHSFPIFIDQTALSRESIIVSAGEVGRSIQIKAQDLADFVQAQFADLKED, via the coding sequence ATGGCTAAAAAAACAAAACTCAAAAAAACACTGGTCGAGCAAATTTTAAACAAGGCAAAGATTGAGCACCAAGGTTTGCAAATTAATGCTTTAGATGATAGCCTGACAGAGGAATTTGACCGCTCGCAAATTTATAAAACACTGGCTTTAAACGGGGATAAAACAGGAACAGTCATTGGCATCCTGCCTATCACCGAACATCTGTCGGAAAAGAAATTAGCAAAAATTTCAGGCAATAAAAAAGTTAGCATGATTCCGCAGAAAGATTTAGAAAAAACGACTGGTTACGTCCATGGCGCTAATAATCCTGTAGGTATTCGCCAAAAGCACTCCTTCCCCATTTTCATCGACCAAACGGCTCTGAGTCGCGAAAGCATCATTGTTTCTGCTGGTGAAGTCGGCCGTAGCATCCAGATCAAGGCTCAGGATTTGGCTGACTTTGTTCAAGCACAGTTCGCGGACTTGAAAGAGGACTAA
- a CDS encoding histidine phosphatase family protein, protein MKLYFIRHGKTEWNLEMRFQGASGDSPLLATSIDELKRLGKHLSNVQFDKIYSSDLPRAYRSAEIIQSENQYQTDIVSTPELREWALGKLEGAKIATVEATYPQQMWAFRHDLSQFDHQLFEAESVNQTTQRTISFVKSLKGKDFQNVLIVGHGANLTASIRRLLGYETSLLRKDGGLANASVTILETEDFDSFKLLAWNNLDYMLTDETANL, encoded by the coding sequence ATGAAATTGTATTTTATCCGACATGGAAAAACCGAATGGAATCTAGAAATGCGTTTCCAAGGGGCAAGCGGAGATTCTCCACTGCTGGCGACATCCATTGATGAGCTCAAGCGCTTGGGCAAGCATTTATCAAACGTTCAATTCGATAAAATCTACTCTAGCGATTTGCCTCGCGCTTACCGTTCTGCAGAGATTATCCAAAGTGAAAACCAGTATCAAACCGACATTGTTTCGACTCCTGAACTAAGAGAGTGGGCTCTTGGAAAACTAGAAGGAGCCAAAATTGCTACTGTAGAAGCCACTTATCCTCAGCAGATGTGGGCTTTTCGCCACGATCTATCCCAGTTTGATCACCAACTATTTGAAGCTGAATCTGTCAATCAAACTACCCAGCGGACAATTTCCTTCGTGAAGTCTCTCAAAGGGAAAGATTTTCAAAATGTCCTAATTGTCGGTCATGGGGCTAACCTAACTGCCAGTATTCGACGCCTGCTCGGTTACGAAACATCTTTGCTCCGTAAGGACGGAGGCTTGGCCAACGCTAGTGTCACCATTTTGGAAACAGAGGACTTTGACTCTTTCAAGTTACTTGCTTGGAACAACCTAGATTACATGCTAACAGATGAAACTGCGAATCTTTAA
- the ccpA gene encoding catabolite control protein A, which produces MNTDDTVTIYDVAREAGVSMATVSRVVNGNKNVKENTRKKVLEVIERLDYRPNAVARGLASKKTTTVGVVIPNITNSYFSTLAKGIDDIAEMYKYNIVLANSDEDDDKEVSVVNTLFSKQVDGIIFMGYHLTEKIRSEFSRSRTPVVLAGTVDVEHQLPSVNIDYKQATVDAVELLAKRNKKIAFVSGPLVDDINGKIRLSGYKEALKGKKISYSEGLVFESKYSYDDGYHLAERLIASKATAAFVTGDELAAGLLNGLADRGVRIPEDFEIITSDDSQIARFTRPNLSTIGQPLYDIGAISMRMLTKIMHKEELEEREVLLAHTINERKSTRK; this is translated from the coding sequence ATGAACACAGACGACACAGTAACCATTTATGATGTCGCCCGTGAAGCGGGAGTTTCAATGGCGACAGTCAGCCGAGTTGTAAATGGTAACAAGAATGTAAAAGAAAATACACGAAAGAAAGTACTAGAAGTAATTGAACGTCTTGACTATCGTCCTAATGCAGTTGCCCGTGGTTTGGCCAGCAAAAAGACGACCACTGTTGGTGTTGTAATTCCCAATATCACGAATAGTTACTTCTCTACTTTAGCCAAAGGGATTGATGATATTGCCGAAATGTATAAGTACAATATCGTCCTGGCAAACAGCGATGAAGATGATGACAAGGAAGTTTCGGTTGTTAATACCCTTTTCTCTAAGCAAGTAGATGGTATTATTTTTATGGGCTACCATCTGACAGAGAAAATTCGTTCAGAATTTTCACGTTCACGGACACCAGTGGTTCTAGCGGGCACGGTGGATGTAGAACATCAGTTACCAAGTGTCAATATTGATTATAAACAGGCAACCGTTGATGCTGTGGAACTATTGGCTAAACGCAACAAGAAAATTGCTTTTGTCAGTGGTCCTTTGGTAGATGATATCAATGGTAAAATCCGCTTGTCTGGCTACAAAGAAGCTCTGAAGGGCAAGAAAATTTCATATAGCGAAGGCTTGGTCTTCGAGTCTAAGTATAGCTACGATGACGGTTATCATCTAGCTGAACGTCTGATTGCTTCAAAGGCTACGGCGGCCTTTGTGACCGGAGATGAGTTGGCAGCAGGTTTGCTTAATGGTTTGGCTGATCGAGGTGTTCGTATTCCTGAAGACTTTGAAATCATTACTAGCGATGATTCGCAAATCGCTCGCTTTACTCGCCCTAATCTGTCCACTATCGGACAACCTCTGTATGACATCGGTGCGATTAGTATGCGGATGCTGACGAAGATTATGCATAAAGAAGAGTTGGAAGAGCGTGAAGTTCTCCTAGCTCATACGATCAATGAACGTAAATCAACTCGTAAATAA